The sequence tgacaggaagatagaaaacacaattttaatgcatgcatagctccttCTTCAAAGCACACCGATCTGCATCACAGCTGTCTGCCATGTAGGATAGGCCACAAGCGAAATTATTTGGATCAGCTAAAGCCATTGTAAATATGGGTAGCCAAAGTTCCAGTTTTCTCTTTGTGTTTCTCTTCTGAGGGGGTCTATGAGGCACAAGATTTTTTCTTTGCAAAACTTTTTGAAGCACCTACCATATCCAACTCTTGCTGTTTCCACTAAAAACTTTGAAAGTTCACTTTCCTCAGTTTTATTCAGGTATGGCTGAGGTCCATGATTTCTACCATGTACTACCCTTCCTGAAATTTGATCTTGTAGTGTCATTCTAGGTACATCAACTCACGTGCAGCACTGTAAACTTTCGTACCATCCTTCATGGTTCCAATAGCAGAGATCATTTGCTGTTCTGTCCATAGCTTTTGCTTCTTAGGAGGAATTGTGACTATCACTGCCAGTGCGGATCAACTTTGAGCCCTGCCATGTGCTCTTCTTTTCCATTTTGATTAAACTTTTGCCACTCCTGAGGTCGCTTCGCTTCATAGTGGTAGCATCAAACAGTATATCACCTATGAAGACAAAAGAGAGCCAGATATCAATAGAAAGGATGAAAAATAACCTAATTTACCTCTCTATATCAAGGAACAATATCCGAATTCCAGATATTCACCGTAAACGTGACCAGTTTTATTTTCTAAGTTTTTATGACGATAATAGGTGACTGATGATAATTGGTTGCTTACgctactccctctatgctaaacataccaaaaccattttttggccattaatagctaatgaatacaggtatattgtatataaatttgaaataaattggagattgtttactggtagtaaaaatcaaagcctgaaaactaatagttttgtcCGAATGTAGAATTTATCGGACTGAGCATACTATTGCCTCCAACTCTCAAGTTATTAACCATGCATAGCTGaatattggaggataattactGCTTAGTGTGGCCTACCTTTTGGTAAGCTACAGGATTTCTAGGGAGTGAGCAGCAGTTGTTCAAACGTCATATTGTCTGTTAATCAATATTTGATTTTAGTGGTTTTGATGTAGACTTGGGTGCAAGGGGTAGCTTACAAgctgggactctcgtacactattagagaaatccaattataaatccaGTAAATGTTTAGAAATCCTGAAATCTATAATTGCTTTTAAATACAATTATTTTTGTCTTTGTCTTTTCACACATTAATTTCATGAACTTTGGGGGCAGCAATCAGCTAAAAATATTAATTATCAAAgatgatgctttcagacaatgACTAGGTAGCTACAATCACTATTTGGATTACCAGGTACTGAATGTTTCGTGAATCAACCATTACAAAGCACAATTGTGCTCCTGTCGAGACTTCTTTGTTCCTCTCTTGTCCACTGTCCCTGTTTTATGCACTAGTAGTAGTGAGAACGCGAGTGAATCATCTTTAGAAAGtagataatttttaaaattgtatttaTAACTACTTATTGAAATACttattaaatattttgaaatacttaagtattgggactctcgtacacaatTTTGGATTTTTatgccactccaagaaaattccttaTTTCcaatttcattgacctcaaaaatacatgctGGCAGgtggttcattatccattatttattatcaagacacatggtagtgtgtcgtgcggcccaagaagccagcgcacaacacccatgagtatattgacaggaagaaagaaaacgcaattttcgcgcctctgtagctctgtgctgccttgatgaaacaaggtGATTTTGCAGTGGACACGTCCGCCAacgtcagtactccacattccgaATTTGAGCAAACTCGCTTTaagcgttcctgagatatgcaacttctaaaattggcttagtttctttatttttttcttcttattttcttcctctttttgcacacttacaaaaactgccataaaatgcaaacgcattatctgattaccttgaaatttggtacacagaaaggggggtataaagttgcatcttggtatcacgtttggctggaatacagtaacagtcaaggagttattagcgattattcacgaaaaataagaCCAacatgttgtcacgcctacagggtaaaccacttatgataagaagctgaaaatcggtatgtatataggttaactattgaacctcaaaccttttgtggtttgaaagaaatcgagctaaaaaccaggaagatacaacaaaaaaaccaacagtgtgtaacaattatgcaatcaagattagctattaagaaacgactgcttgccatgcctaccagataaaccgcttggggtaatgctttgaaaatcactgaacagatggagtaatcatcttagaaaggttcttcaatgatgtagaagaatcagacttaaagccacagagttataacacgaaatccaacttggtgcagcaagtgcaagatcgagatactctaatagagcagtcaccctgaagagaattcaagagatcagctagaaacaagtaacctgtatagagatcagctagaaacaagtcaccctgtagaaatatgcgtaggaaacaaatcaccatgtagagagatcagttaggaacaagtcacccagtagagatatcagctagaaacaaggtaccctatagagagatcagctacaaacgaatcaccttgtagaaatatgtgctagaaacagatcaccatgtaaagagttcaaactacaaacaatgagagtttcagctacggttcagttatgtaagaaatcTCCTTATTATTCATATGTGATATCATTCAGTgtaaaatatacaaattatttaATCAGACAGAAAGGTATACACATATTTGCTTCTGGATTTTgctccacaattcctgcagtgaagaaaaaacaagttaaaaggaagcaccaaagccaattaatggccagctttgtgggttgcaatacaaaaagaagtgatatctaaaccaaaacagccaagctgtaaaaaaagagtgcggctcccaaaaaggcaagggtaaaaaagatgtgaatcaggtggcggccaagaaatggctctgatggtaggttaatggcaaaaattttagtaatgataattcaggtgaatttggtgccgaatcctagtaaaacgtggaggaggcaatgcaaattcagctgaattgttgttattaaatgtttttgccattaacctaccatcacagccatttcttggccgccaccttggatttcacatcttttttcaccatggcctttttgggggccgcattcttttttacagcttgactattttggtttagatagatatttccattaatttttgaaattcataactaacttacaggtaagagtacagtagaaatatttaaactaagaacctgaacagcgaaaagctagctaaatgggctttctgaatgctaaactagttactgctatgcaatcacaggataagtaatgaataaaatgttcagttgcaggggcatagccaggagtttttgaaggggggttccaacagcagtagttttgagttaccagaagcaggggtctgggggcgcagtccccagccgctgagagactttcaatattttaatgaattaaAACTCAGCTagttactatattttatgcaaaagtacattaattataatgtatattaatgcccctgggatgaagctagtactacTGTAGATAAAACTACCTGGTGGCCATGGAAACAGACAACATAACATGTAGAGatacatatagtaatctgtaagtgatagctatctcactggtataggaaccataaacccactgatacaaatgtcatGATTTACAattaaaacattataactatacaaatatgcatagcatgaattcattaatgcataacacaagtgataaattatatctttaaacactgcacaccaaaagctacagcagtataatgtcatgctcagttttgcatttaatgttagaatgtctgaaaaggtttactaatgaagttccttaacatatggatatggatatatttatatgcatgttctattatagtatacgtggctgctctattagagtatatacctgattgctctattagtgtatattaatctttttaacaagttttgaagagggctccttccctgagagatgaatgcaactgagagatgaatgcaagcattatcaattgttgtgctgtgccattacactatattgctcactcatctTGTCCTGCCTctctaaatggtgtgttagggtcctgcttgcagaagtctaaattttattgggggttcctgaaccccttggaaccccTCCTCCCTATGCCCCtaagttgacagcaataatcaATGACCATacaggaagagaatctgcatacaggtgggaaatgggaaacaatgaattttcttggagtggtcTTAAAGCTTGCGAGGTACCCCTTGCTTGGGTAGCTAggattgatcacccagagttggaggagaaactatagaggttgattctttcattgccaaccctacacATAGGCTTACTTGCCATGGAGCGATGAAAAATTGCAACTTGATTTTTCGTTGTTCTCGTGATGGCAGCCATATTAACAGTTAATTAAATCACATGAGCTATATATGGTGTTAGTGAATGGGGAATCGCCTCGTGTTTATTTCACAAGAATCTGATGAAGTATAGGAGGGAGATATTAACGATTAATTCTGTTAGTATGTATTGAGTTTGCGTGCTTATTTTGTGTAACAATAGTTTCAGGGTGAGTTTTGGCCCCATGCTTTTGTgctagggtaaacccctaggtaccACTTTAATCCTTGTTTAATTGCAAATAAAATGGTGTTGATTATGTAGCTACAGGAAGAACattttgtaagttacagcactttTGTTTACAGCTATGCGTACGCACCAATTTATTGGCATATGCAGCCGGTTAGATTTAATTTTAAGACACTTTTTGCCAATTAAGGCACTTTTTCCACTTAAAATATTGTGGTACGTATTTAGAGGCAGCATTTTGGCAGTCACCATTCATTATTGGCACAAGCACACTGCTGGGCATACTACTGTATTGCTTCATAAAAGattcatgtaatttattttgtataatttttgcatgcaaaatttattttgcaaTGAAAGTAAAACCCGATTACAGTAGTGCTGATGTGTAGCAGCTGGTATCCAAGGCTGCGTAGGAGTTTTTAATTTGTCTTACAAGTTGAAATTGAAAATGCAAAGCATAATTATTTTAGGCAAATCCTGCATGATTGGGCCGGTACGACTAAACAAAACAACAGGTGGATGTGACACAGAAATAATTATAAAGGTGAAGCTCATACTACTCATATTTTGAGATGCTGGTATGACATAGTTACCTGTTGAAACAATCGAATCTCCCACTGTTGAACAgtttttagttaaattacatGATTTACTGCTGTAACTATTGATTTTTGTAACTTACTCTGGGCTGGTCCCCTGGACATATCAGTTATTCTGTCTGTCCAGTaatcataaaataaaataaatagtcACTGGTTTTATTTAATGGTAGAATGAAAGATTAATGAATGCCCAAGctataattgtgacccagtctgggaaaactggtcttatcgcctatttaaaagtatcgagaaacactggttttaagtatttaatgtgttgtagctcgccaatggttgaagctatgtgtaccaaattttcacacgttttataccaattctgTACCTTCTTGTaaaagtagccaacaactaagtttcccaccattttagatagtttttaaaccatggttgactgtatcaggtgagctccaaaaagGGAGGGAGGCAGAGGCCCAGAAGGAGGGCAAGAAgctgttcaaaaaattgaaaaggaaggtgtagggatgaattaggccaagctatgggccattcaggtctcaaaactagctaaaatgaaatgaaattcaCAACAGAGGTGTTTATTCAATACcgtggagctgtacagccacatacagccatccccaggttgaccagagctccattaaggcccccaCACCAAATGTACGGATTgtcactgggcttgggaaaagcagccagtaaaaccagaccacttaggtctagctgattttgattgtgaaattaggtagtctattcatgtagctttgtgttctgggtgaaaaatccaATCCgctgataagaccggttttcccagactaggtcacaaTTTCAGACAAAATGGTATGTATGCTGTGCAGTACATGCATATGTGTATTGGTACTAAGCACATTTGTATTGATATGTGCTTCTATATATAGTTGATGAAGAACCCACATCAATGATTTCAGCACCTGTGTCAATGCTTACTTCACCTGAAGAAGCTAGTGTGGAATTTGGTGTTATTGTTGGAGAGTTTTCAGCGGAATTGGAGAAAAATAAGGTCAAAAACTTGGAGAAATTAAAGTCTGTTTCATGTTTCCTCACTCTTAAAGATAATCCAACCCTGAAAGTGTTTAATGATGCacaaattgaagccatacaagctTGTGATAGCATTAGCTTTCTACTAAATGTTAAATTAGGACATTGTTATAGATGGGATGATTATTCCATGTTAAAGATACTGATGTCTTCATTGAATGCAACAAAATCTTTAAAACTACTggaaaaatttgaaactaaaatTGATGAGAAAATGAGATTACAACAGATTGCTGAACAGTACAGTGATGCCAAGATATCCTTTCCTGATGGCTATGATAAAATGGTTGCAATAATTAGAAAGGATTTTTCCAGCATTACAAGGAGGGAATACAATAAGCTAAAGGAGTTTACATCTCTACACTGTGGAGTGGAGAAACATATCATATCTCCAGTATCTAAAGCTGTTCCATTCAATTCTTTGCTATTAGAATGGTTCATTTCAGTCAGTGTGGTCTCACATATGATTGAAACAGCTAAAAGTAATGTTGACAAGTTTACTGAAGAGATGTTTGTATATTTAAGGATATCCTCAACAGTGATATTTGATCACAAAGACAATGTAAGATACTATAATATTTTCATAAAGCTACTGCATTTTTCCCTTAGGTGGTATCAATAATGTGTTTATAACacaactcataactttttaaaaatctatACCCTGTTATGGTACCTCAAGTTTGTGTATTTGTCTATTGGTCCATTTACATTCTATTAATTCTTGTCAGCTGCTGCATGTATTTGTTTCAAACAGAGTACTCATTATCTGGGGCAAAATAGTTTCCTAAGTTTTGAATTTTTGTTGGCAGCAGTGCAGTCTGAGCCGCATTTGCTACCCCTACTTTTGGATTCACAATAGTTGTTCACTGTCAAAAATTCTTGGGCATGCTGCTAATCTTATTTATATTGATCATTTgggactggatctgggaaaacccgtcttatcacccatgacagcagatttgatttttcaccaagaacacgtAGACACATGAATAAACCCATATCAAATTGCATCATCAAAATCAAtcagacttgagtggtctacttttgctggctgcttttcccaagcacagtggtaaTCCGTACTGCATGCAGTCTGGGAGCTTTGcatggtcagcctggggatggctgtatgtggctgtacagctttgTGGTATTTAATAAAGACTTTCATTTTAACTGGCTTTGAGAGTAGATTTGAATTTTCATCAAGAACACAAGAATAAACTCATATTAAATTGCACCATCAAAATGAattagacttgagtggtctgcatTTGCTGGCTGCACAGTGGCGATTCATATTGCTTGTGGTCTGGGATCATAATGGAGTTCTGATCAGCCtgggatggctgtgtgtggctgtacagctccgtggtgttaaataaagacctgtgttgtaagtttcctttcattttagccagttttgagacctgggTGGTAAAACCTTGGCCTAATTCACCCCTACATCTTCATCTTTAATATGTTAAAATACCTCTTGTCCTCCTCCGGGCCTCCACTGCCCACTATtgttggagctcacctgatagtCAACCTTGgttaaaagctatctaaaatggcaggaaacttagctgttggctacttatacagtggatgctctggaggGTACGTAAtgtgtgtaaaatgtgtgaaaatttggtacacattgCTTcgaccattggcaagctacagtaggttgcaaaataaagttaacgtttcgtaattgtaattacggtgtgattactaagtaattaccatgtttgtactgtaattatgtTTTGACCGTAAtctgtaatta comes from Dysidea avara chromosome 4, odDysAvar1.4, whole genome shotgun sequence and encodes:
- the LOC136253559 gene encoding uncharacterized protein, with protein sequence MAKETQDVPVPTLQDLHNVTRHEAGVATKWFELGVVLLDSNSAVLEIIKTSQQSDDDRCNEMFKKWLQMKTDASWSRLVTALMKVGLNAAAHKIRCSKIANKVDEEPTSMISAPVSMLTSPEEASVEFGVIVGEFSAELEKNKVKNLEKLKSVSCFLTLKDNPTLKVFNDAQIEAIQACDSISFLLNVKLGHCYRWDDYSMLKILMSSLNATKSLKLLEKFETKIDEKMRLQQIAEQYSDAKISFPDGYDKMVAIIRKDFSSITRREYNKLKEFTSLHCGVEKHIISPVSKAVPFNSLLLEWFISVSVVSHMIETAKSNVDKFTEEMFVYLRISSTVIFDHKDNQLDWDQLLEAVRIGNIVTVERLINTRYIDVNATFGVRYSTGSILIPYIALVWMNDKTTAIHCCTSGISSARCRQWI